The genomic segment AAGATCAGCCAACACTGACACGTATTGTCGACCTGCTGTTAAAAAAAGGGCTGGCTGAGCGTGTTGTTTCCGAGAGTGATCGCCGGACCCTTTATCTGCACTTGACGCCTGTGGGAAAACAGAAAGTGGAGTCACTCTCTCCTATTGTGACACAGATCCGTATGAAAGCTTGGGAACAGCTGACAGAAGAAGATTTCGCGCATTTCACGAGAATATTAAGTAAAATTTACAACAACTTAAATGTATAAAGGTCATGATCAATACTGATATCTGTATTATTGGAGCTGGCCCTGTGGGGCTATTTGCCGTGTTTGAAGCGGGTCTGCTGAAAATGCGGTGCCATCTGATCGATGTGTTACCCCAAGTCGGGGGACAGCTTTCCGAAATCTATCCGCACAAGCCGATATATGACATTCCGGGCTATCCAAGCATTACCGCCCAGGAGCTTATAGACAGACAGCTCGAGCAGATAAAGCCATTTGCTCCTACGTTTACCTTAGGTGAGCGAGTGGAGCAGCTTGAAAAGCAACAGGACGGATCTTTTATAGTCACCACAGCAGACGGCACGAATGTTCATGCACAGGTGATCGTGATTGCTGGTGGGCTAGGTTGTTTTGAACCCCGTAAACCGGATATTCCAAATCTACAGCGTTACGAGGGAAAAGGAGTGGATTACATGGTAAAAGACCCTGCTAAATATGCCGACAAGAGGATTATTATTGCCGGCGGCGGTGATTCTGCGCTTGACTGGACCCTGCATTTGGCAGAAATCGCCCAGCAAGTCACACTGATCCATCGCAGCGACTCTTTCCGTGGTGCGCCCGATTCAGCTGAGAAGGTTTTTAAGCTTGCTCAACAGGGAAAAATCAACCTGCTCCTGTCCCACAACCTCAGCAATGTACGGGGCAATGGGATATTGTCCGCTGTCGAAACGACCAACAGGGATAACGAAACAATATCCTTTGGCGCAGATTACTTAATACCGCTCTATGGACTGACACCCAAACTAGGGCCAATTGCCAATTGGGGACTGAATATCGATAAAAATGCCATTGAAGTGAATACATTCGATTATTCGACAAACGTTGAACGTATCTATGCCATCGGCGACATTAATACCTATCCGGGCAAACTAAAGCTGATCCTCTGTGGTTATCATGAAGCAGCGCTGATGTGCCAGAGTGCTTTTAAGTTTGTCTATCCTGATCAGAAGCTAACATTTAAATACACGACGGTAAACGGTATCAACACTTTTTAAGCATGGAAGAAAACGTCATACACATGACCGTCGTGGATCGCGACGGTACCGAAAACACAATCGAGGTGCCTACGGATGTCAATCTTTCATTAATGGAAATACTAAAAGCTTCCGAATATGAGATTTTGGCCACCTGTGGGGGCATGGCACTATGTGCTACCTGCCATATTACCGTACTCGAAGGGATGGATCACCTCCCTGCAGCCAATGATCAGGAACTGGACATGCTCGATACCTTACCTGATGCAGACAACTCCAGCAGGCTGGCCTGCCAACTGCATTTACACAATGATAATAATGGGCTGAAAATAAAAATCAGAGGAGCGCTGCAGTGAGCAAGCATTGTGTATAAAATACACAATGCATGTTATACACATTTTAAATATTTTTTGCCACTTTTATGAAACGATAACATACTAACAACCAATATGATATACTACTAAGAAAAAGTGGTAAATGGTAGATAAGCAATAAAATTGACAATTAATCGGTATAATAAATAAATATTTTTTAGCTTTTTGCCCCGAAATTTAGGATATTTGTAACTTAATTCGATTGTACCGAATTGTTACAACAAACTATTAAAAATATGCCAAGCAATAGTTCAGATAGAAAATTCCCAAGAGTAATCATAATTGGTGCTGGATTTGGTGGAATTGAAGTTGCTAAAAAGCTTAAAAATAAGGAAGTTGAAGTTCTACTACTAGACAGAAACAATTTTCACACCTTTCAGCCATTGATGTACCAGGTTGCCACAGGTACGCTCTCTGCGGACTCGATATCCTTCCCGGTCCGTAAAATGTTCAAAAACCAGGAAAACTTCCATTTTAGACTTGCGGACGTCAAAAGCGTAGACAATGAAGCTAAAATAGTGAAAACAGATGTTGGCGATTTTGAATATGATTATTTGGTTGTAGCAACGGGTGCCACAACCAACTTCTTCGGCAACCAGCAGATCACAAAATATGCGCTACCCATGAAAAACATTCAGGAAGCGTTAAATATCCGGAGTTATGTTCTTCAAAATCTGGAAGAGGCGGTCAGGATTTCCAATCCGGAAGACCGGAAACCAAACCTGAACTTTGTCATCGTCGGTGGTGGTCCCACGGGGGTAGAACTTTCGGGCGCGATAGCTGAAATTAAGAACAATGTGCTTGAAAAAGACTATCCGGAACTTAAAAAATCGGAAATGTCGGTGTACCTGGTCGAAGGGCTTCCTAAAGTGCTGGCTAACCTTTCTGAAAAATCGTCCCGGGATTCTGAGAAATACCTGAAGGACCTGGGCGTGGAAGTGTTGCTGAACGTACAGGTGACTGGGTACGACGGTAAGACCATTACCTTTGCAGATGGTCGAAGCATCGAAACCAAAACGGTAATCTGGGGCGCAGGAGTGGCCGGCCAATATCCAGAAGGTTTCAAAAAAGAGGTGATTCAACGGGGCAACCGTATACAGACAGATGATCAGTGCCGTGTAATCGATATGCCGGGAGTATATGCCATCGGTGATGTGTCAGCTTTCATTACGGAAGATCTGCCCCGCGGTCTGCCAGGCGTCGCCCCGGTTGCACAGCAGCAAGGCCGTTATGTAGCCAAACATATCCTGCAAACTATGTCTAATCAGCCGACGGAAAAATTCAGCTATTTTGACAAGGGTTCAATGGCCACTGTAGGCCGTAACAAGGCTGTGGTAGATATGGGCAAAATACATTTCAATGGGTTCTTCGGCTGGATGACCTGGATGTTTGTCCACCTGATGTCCATTTATGGGTTCAGAAATAAACTCGTCACTTTCATCAACTGGACCGTGAAATTCTTCACCAAGAACAGTGGTGTCCGACTGATCTTCCATAAATACAACAAACCGGTTCCCGAAGAGCAGACGAACATAGCAGAGTGAAACGTCCTAAAAGCTTGACAAATTATAAAAAAGGCATTACTGGAGTATAGTAATGCCTTTTTCGTACGCCTCGACAGCACCGATGCAGTAAGAGCGAAAAATACAGCATAGTCCCGCTTATTCCCCATTCTCTTCGAGAAAATAAAAAATTAGTCCCCCCCAAGACAAGAATTGTGGATATTATTCGTTAAATTTAAAGACAGTTTTTTCCAGGCAGAATTTACTTTCAGAATATAGTTTTTTTTGATGTAGAACCTCAAAAAGATTAATTTTTTTTGTGTAGGTTTGCATATTATTTTAAAATAGCTTAAGGATTAGCAGATGGGCTTATTTAACTGGTTTACGCAAGAAGTTGCGATTGACTTGGGTACTGCAAATACCCTCATCATTCATAATGACAAAGTAGTAGTGGACGAACCTTCTATTGTCGCATTTGACCGCACGACGAACAAAGTCATTGCGATCGGACGTCAGGCGATGCAAATGGAGGGAAAGACACATGATAATATAAAAACGGTACGACCTTTACGTGATGGGGTAATTGCTGATTTTACCGCTGCCGAACATTTAATCAGGGGTATGGTCAAATTGGTCAACAATGGCAAAAGCTGGTTTTTCCCTTCCTTGCGGATGGTGGTTTGTATCCCTTCGGGCATTACGGAAGTTGAGAAACGGGCGGTGCGCGATTCTGCAGAGATTGCCGGAGCCAAAGAAGTTTATCTCATTCACGAGCCTATGGCGGCAGCGGTCGGTATCGGCATCGACGTCGAAGAGCCGATGGGGAACATGATCATTGATATTGGTGGCGGTACGACGGAAATTGCCGTCATCGCACTATCGGGCATTGTGTGTGACCAGTCCATCCGTGTTGCCGGAGATAATTTCGACTCGGATATCGTACAGTATATCCGTAGACAACATAATATCATGATCGGTGAGCGCACGGCAGAAAAAATTAAGATCGAAGTCGGTGCCGCCCTTCCCGAACTGCAGGAGCCACCCGCGGATTTTGCCGTTCAGGGCCGGGACCTGATGACCGGTGTTCCTAAACAGATTACCGTATCTTATACAGAAATCGCTCATTGTCTGGATAAATCGATCTCTAAAATTGAGGAGGCTATCTTAAAAGCGCTGGAGATTACCCCTCCTGAATTATCGGCAGATATTTATCAAACGGGCATTTACCTCACTGGTGGCGGTGCTTTATTACGCGGTCTGGACCGCCGTATTCAAGCCAAAACAAAACTTCCTGTTCATATTGCCGAAGATCCGCTTCGCGCTGTCGTCAGGGGAACCGGTATTGCACTTAAAAATATTGGCCGTTTCAAATTTTTGATGCAATAAGTAACGTTCGATAATTAATTAACAATATTTTATTAAAGAGCGATATAATATGCAAAATTATTATATCGCTTGCTTATTAAATACAACACCGACAGCAGCACATGAGAAACCTGTGGTTATTCCTGAGACGATATAATGCATTCTTTTGGTTTATCCTATTTTTTGGGTTCTCGCTGTTTTTGGTTATCACCAACAACTCCTATCAGCGCAATGCAGTTTTCAACTCTTCCAATGAGGTGATCGGCAATCTCTACGCGAGGATAAATTCATGGAAGAGCTATCTGCATCTGGGCGAAACCAATGAAGCGCTGGCTAAGGAAAATGCCCAATTACGAAAAGATCTTCAGGCTTACAAATCCACTGATAGCATCAAGATAGGTCCTATCCCCCCCATAGACAGCAGCGAGTTTGGCCGATATCAGTTTATCGTGGCCAATGTGATCAATAATAGCATTCATCAAAAAGCGAATACCATAACATTGGACAAAGGTACTAAAGATGGTATCGAAAAAGGAATGGGAGTGATCGCGCCCAATGGTGTCGTCGGCATCGTGCTGAATGTGTCGCCCAACTTTTCCACGGTACAGTCTTTATTACATCCAGATACACGTATCTCAGTGACATTAGGACATACCGAAGTCTTTGGTTCTTTGGTCTGGGGAAACAATATTGATTACCGAGCAGCCATGGTCAAGGAAATTCCCAACCATGTAAAAGTAAAGAAAGGCGATAAAGTATACACCTCAGGATATTCGGGCCATTTTCCAAAAGGCATTTTTGTCGGAACGGTTATACAGACGGGAATTTCCTCCGGGGATGCATTTTTGGATCTAAGGATTCTTTTAAGTACCAATTTCTCCAATCTGCAGCACGTGTATGTTGTCAAGGACTTATTAAACAATGAACTAAAAACACTGGAAGAAGCGACGAAAGACAATGGCTAGGATTCTGATATTTAATATTATTCGGTTTATCGTTTTGATTGGGATACAGGTATTCTTATTCAAGAATATCGGGTATTACAATCTGGTAGCTGCCTTTCCTTATGTCTTATTTATTTTTTTGCTGCCTACCGGCACGCCAAATTTCCTTGTCTACCTGCTGGCATTTCTTACGGGACTTACTGTAGATTCTTTTTATGATACCTTGGGGGTAAACACAGCGGCCTGTATAGCCCTGGCGGCCTTCCGGATTTTCTTCATGAAAATTACACTTGAAATCGAAGAGCGCGAATCATTTCTGACCCCCATGTTGGGCCTGATGAATTTCAGGTGGTTCTTTCCATATCTTTTCTTTGGAACATTGATTCATCATACGTTCTTATACCTGTTGGAATCATTTTCCTTTCAGCACATTCAGTATACACTGCTCAGTATTGTTTTAAGTTGTATATTTACGGTAATTATCATGCTAGTATTTAGCATATTATTCTACAAAAAGAAAGATCGGCTGTAATTGGCCGGTGGATAGAAATTTATTTCTATGAACAGTTATTTTGCTCGTAAGTACGTCGTTTCCGGAATTTTTATTGCCATTGCATTGACCTTGGTCGCCCGCTTATTTTATCTGCAGATCATTGACGACTCTTATATACATTCGGCCAACAGCAATGTGATGCGCAAAGTGATTGTCTACCCTGCCCGAGGTGTGATCTTGGACCGTAACGGCAAAGTGCTGGTCCAAAACGAACCTGTCTATGACCTTATGGTTACTCCCCGGGAGGTCAAAGAAATTGATACTGCTTTATTTTGCAAATTAATCGAAATCGACAAAGAAGGTTTCATCAAGCGGATGGAAAAGGCCAGGGCGCATTCGCCTTATCGGGCCTCCATCTTTGAAAAGCAGCTTTCGGTCCGGACCTGGGCACAGTACCAGGAATATCAGTACCAATTCCGCGGCTTCTATGTACAAAAAAGAACGATCAGAAATTATCCAGATAGCATAGCATCCCATTTCCTTGGTTATGTGAGCGAAGTAAATGAGCCGGACATCAAACGTTCCAACGGTTTTTATCGTAGCGGTGACTATATTGGGCGCAGTGGCGTTGAGCGTTCCTATGAGGATTTACTTCGCGGAAAAAGAGGGGTTAACAATCTAATGGTGGATGCGCTCAACCGTCCTAAGGGCATATTTATGGATGGTAAATATGATACCCTTGCTGTTGCAGGTGAGGGCCTTATTTCGTCACTGGACAAAGATTTGCAGATATTGGGTGAAAAGTTAATGAAGAACAAGCTGGGCTCTATCGTTGCAATCGAACCGGCAACGGGCGAAATCCTCGCTTATGTCAGTAGCCCTAGTTACAACCCCAACTTGATGGTCGGCAGGCAGGCGGGTAACAATTATATGAAACTGCTGGAGGACAAAACAAACAACCCTTTATTTAACCGCCCTATTCAGGCCTCCTACCCACCCGGGTCCGTATTTAAGGTGGTTTCGGCGCTGACAGCACAGCAGGCAGGGGTGATCGACCGCAACACGGTCTTTTTCTGCCCGCATGGCTATAGTTACGGGGGCGGACGCGGCTGGATGGGGTGCACCCATTATCACGGATCGACGACACTGCAGCGCTCTGTGGCAGTATCCTGTAACACATATTACGGATTTACCTATGCCAAAATGATAGACGGAAGAGGACTTTCAGGCCCAAAAGCCTATGATCTATGGCGCAACGCCGTCACGAAATTCGGTATAGGACATAAATTGGGTATCGATCTACCTGGTGAAAAAGCAGGACTACTACCCACCTCCGAGTTCTATACAAAGCGATATGGCAACGACAAATGGCGTTCGAGCTTCAATATCTCCCTATCCATCGGACAGGGCGAAATGGGGATAACACCATTACAAATGGCAAATATCATGGCCATTGTGGCCAATAAAGGCTTTTATTATAGGCCACATCTTATCAAAGGCATAGGCGCAAAGAAAATTATCAAAAAAGAATTTACCGAGAAGATCAGTGCAGGCGTAGATGAGAAATACTAT from the Sphingobacterium thalpophilum genome contains:
- a CDS encoding MarR family winged helix-turn-helix transcriptional regulator; the encoded protein is MLNEKFDRYSFILDQTAKKVKQFAQSSFAEQGFDVTVDQWSVLKTLYETDELSQKELARRCGKDQPTLTRIVDLLLKKGLAERVVSESDRRTLYLHLTPVGKQKVESLSPIVTQIRMKAWEQLTEEDFAHFTRILSKIYNNLNV
- a CDS encoding rod shape-determining protein; its protein translation is MGLFNWFTQEVAIDLGTANTLIIHNDKVVVDEPSIVAFDRTTNKVIAIGRQAMQMEGKTHDNIKTVRPLRDGVIADFTAAEHLIRGMVKLVNNGKSWFFPSLRMVVCIPSGITEVEKRAVRDSAEIAGAKEVYLIHEPMAAAVGIGIDVEEPMGNMIIDIGGGTTEIAVIALSGIVCDQSIRVAGDNFDSDIVQYIRRQHNIMIGERTAEKIKIEVGAALPELQEPPADFAVQGRDLMTGVPKQITVSYTEIAHCLDKSISKIEEAILKALEITPPELSADIYQTGIYLTGGGALLRGLDRRIQAKTKLPVHIAEDPLRAVVRGTGIALKNIGRFKFLMQ
- the mreC gene encoding rod shape-determining protein MreC, with the protein product MRNLWLFLRRYNAFFWFILFFGFSLFLVITNNSYQRNAVFNSSNEVIGNLYARINSWKSYLHLGETNEALAKENAQLRKDLQAYKSTDSIKIGPIPPIDSSEFGRYQFIVANVINNSIHQKANTITLDKGTKDGIEKGMGVIAPNGVVGIVLNVSPNFSTVQSLLHPDTRISVTLGHTEVFGSLVWGNNIDYRAAMVKEIPNHVKVKKGDKVYTSGYSGHFPKGIFVGTVIQTGISSGDAFLDLRILLSTNFSNLQHVYVVKDLLNNELKTLEEATKDNG
- a CDS encoding NAD(P)/FAD-dependent oxidoreductase; the encoded protein is MINTDICIIGAGPVGLFAVFEAGLLKMRCHLIDVLPQVGGQLSEIYPHKPIYDIPGYPSITAQELIDRQLEQIKPFAPTFTLGERVEQLEKQQDGSFIVTTADGTNVHAQVIVIAGGLGCFEPRKPDIPNLQRYEGKGVDYMVKDPAKYADKRIIIAGGGDSALDWTLHLAEIAQQVTLIHRSDSFRGAPDSAEKVFKLAQQGKINLLLSHNLSNVRGNGILSAVETTNRDNETISFGADYLIPLYGLTPKLGPIANWGLNIDKNAIEVNTFDYSTNVERIYAIGDINTYPGKLKLILCGYHEAALMCQSAFKFVYPDQKLTFKYTTVNGINTF
- a CDS encoding NAD(P)/FAD-dependent oxidoreductase, which gives rise to MPSNSSDRKFPRVIIIGAGFGGIEVAKKLKNKEVEVLLLDRNNFHTFQPLMYQVATGTLSADSISFPVRKMFKNQENFHFRLADVKSVDNEAKIVKTDVGDFEYDYLVVATGATTNFFGNQQITKYALPMKNIQEALNIRSYVLQNLEEAVRISNPEDRKPNLNFVIVGGGPTGVELSGAIAEIKNNVLEKDYPELKKSEMSVYLVEGLPKVLANLSEKSSRDSEKYLKDLGVEVLLNVQVTGYDGKTITFADGRSIETKTVIWGAGVAGQYPEGFKKEVIQRGNRIQTDDQCRVIDMPGVYAIGDVSAFITEDLPRGLPGVAPVAQQQGRYVAKHILQTMSNQPTEKFSYFDKGSMATVGRNKAVVDMGKIHFNGFFGWMTWMFVHLMSIYGFRNKLVTFINWTVKFFTKNSGVRLIFHKYNKPVPEEQTNIAE
- a CDS encoding 2Fe-2S iron-sulfur cluster-binding protein, translating into MEENVIHMTVVDRDGTENTIEVPTDVNLSLMEILKASEYEILATCGGMALCATCHITVLEGMDHLPAANDQELDMLDTLPDADNSSRLACQLHLHNDNNGLKIKIRGALQ
- the mrdA gene encoding penicillin-binding protein 2, producing MNSYFARKYVVSGIFIAIALTLVARLFYLQIIDDSYIHSANSNVMRKVIVYPARGVILDRNGKVLVQNEPVYDLMVTPREVKEIDTALFCKLIEIDKEGFIKRMEKARAHSPYRASIFEKQLSVRTWAQYQEYQYQFRGFYVQKRTIRNYPDSIASHFLGYVSEVNEPDIKRSNGFYRSGDYIGRSGVERSYEDLLRGKRGVNNLMVDALNRPKGIFMDGKYDTLAVAGEGLISSLDKDLQILGEKLMKNKLGSIVAIEPATGEILAYVSSPSYNPNLMVGRQAGNNYMKLLEDKTNNPLFNRPIQASYPPGSVFKVVSALTAQQAGVIDRNTVFFCPHGYSYGGGRGWMGCTHYHGSTTLQRSVAVSCNTYYGFTYAKMIDGRGLSGPKAYDLWRNAVTKFGIGHKLGIDLPGEKAGLLPTSEFYTKRYGNDKWRSSFNISLSIGQGEMGITPLQMANIMAIVANKGFYYRPHLIKGIGAKKIIKKEFTEKISAGVDEKYYPVVIQGMSDAVNTPEGTAWSNRIAGIEMCGKTGTAQNPHGENHAVFFAFAPRENPKIAIAVFVENAGYGGTWAGPIASMMVEKYLKDTITTPKYIQDRIYKANFLPTPKDVKDPKNKDVKKTDTIKTKTDSTKSKRQLAALTKSKETIVHHSAIRRRYE